Proteins encoded by one window of Mercenaria mercenaria strain notata chromosome 4, MADL_Memer_1, whole genome shotgun sequence:
- the LOC123553219 gene encoding uncharacterized protein LOC123553219 — protein MSGLKLGLILFCSINPNFVIDVEGIGCNADVRIANKTACPDGLRDDGLSCWKDSYGRGVGRVPDKIPCSSGERDDGTSCWLDSYGRGAGRMPDKASCPSGLRDDGTSCWSDAHIYGKGCCCTIWGCCGNCRRGYHDDGCTCRKTDVGIKLNLFQRQSCRSNEDKHGALCYPKCKNGFHAVGCCICEPHGGPRIVKTLAQRQRCHDNEDLYGALCYPKCKTGYRSVACCICEPNEGPGIKMTLFDRSTCTGHFFKFLNLCLQIGNCPVLDVIDKITALGVKLTTEDIENLHKVLSVAGKLIG, from the exons ATGTCGggtttaaaacttggacttattttgttttgctcAATTAATCCAAATTTTGTTATTGATGTTGAAG GAATTGGTTGTAATGCAGACGTCAGGATTGCAAACAAAACTGCCTGTCCAGACGGTCTACGAGACGATGGTCTTAGTTGTTGGAAGGACTCCTATGGTCGAGGTGTTGGGCGTGTCCCAGATAAAATCCCATGTTCTTCCGGTGAACGTGATGACGGGACAAGTTGCTGGTTAGATTCGTATGGCCGAGGAGCGGGCCGCATGCCTGATAAAGCTTCGTGTCCGTCCGGACTCCGTGATGACGGCACTAGTTGTTGGAGTGATGCTCACATTTACGGAAAGGGATGCTGTTGCACAATATGGGGTTGTTGCGGAAACTGCAGAAGAGGCTACCATGATGATGGCTGTACTTGTAGAAAAACTGATGTCGGTATTAAGTTGAACTTGTTCCAGAGGCAGTCATGCCGTAGTAACGAAGACAAGCATGGGGCTCTGTGCTACCCTAAATGTAAAAACGGATTCCATGCAGTTGGGTGCTGCATTTGCGAACCTCATGGTGGTCCTAGAATTGTAAAAACACTAGCCCAAAGGCAAAGATGTCACGACAACGAAGACTTATATGGTGCACTCTGCTATCCGAAATGTAAAACTGGCTATCGATCGGTTGCTTGCTGCATATGTGAACCAAACGAAGGCCCGGGGATAAAGATGACTCTTTTTGACCGGTCGACCTGTACTGGTCACTTCTTTAAATTTCTGAACCTGTGTCTGCAGATAGGTAATTGTCCAGTACTAGACGTAATCGACAAA